The nucleotide window TTCGGTGCCCGGCGCCGAATCCTTCCGCCACCAGAGCCTCGGCAGCGATGCGAGGATCTCCCACCCGGAACGCAGCAGCATGCCGATGAGCAGGAAGTTGATGAGATGCGTCGCCCGCAGCCAGAACGGGAAATCAGGGTTCATCGCACGCCCCCCAGCGTCGTCGGTGCCCGTCGAGCGCGATTCAACCACATCCGCGCCCCGTACGGGGGGCGACACAGCGGGACGGCGGGCGGATGCCGCGAGCGCAGCACAAGCGGAGGCGAACGGATGCCGCGGGCGCAGCACAAGCGACGGCGAACGGATGCCGCGAGCGCAGCAGAACGGGGGCGGATGCCTCACGGCATCCGCCCCCGTCGGTTCGACGGCGCGGTCGGGGCAGGCGTTCCGACCGCGCCGCGGCCTTTAGTGGTCGGTCGCCTTCTCGGCGCCGACGCCCGTGAGGGAGCGGACCTCCATCTCGGCCTGCTTCTCGGGGTCTTCCTTCGTCTTGTCGGTGACGGTTCCGAGCCAGCCGAGGAAGAACGCCAGCGGGATCGAGATGATGCCCGGGTTCGACAGCGGCACGAAGTGGAAGTCGACGCCGGGGATCATCGACGATGCGCCGCCGGAGACGACCGGCGAGAACGCGATGAGCACGATCGCCGAGATCAGTCCGCCGTAGATGCTCCAGAGCGCGCCGCGGGTGGTGAAGCGCTTCCAGAACAGCGAGTAGATGATCGTCGGCAGGTTCGCCGAGGCCGCCACCGCGAAGGCGAGGGCCACGAGGAAGGCGATGTTCTGCCCGTTCGCGCCGATGCCGCCGATGATCGCGACGATGCCGATGACGACGACCGTGCGGCGGGCGACCTTGACCTCGGCGCCCGGAGCGGGCTTGCCCTTCTTCACGACGCTCGCATAGATGTCGTGCGAGAAGCTCGCCGCGGCGGTGATCGTGAGGCCGGCGACGACCGCGAGGATCGTCGCGAAGGCGATCGCCGAGATCAGGCCGAGCAGGAACGGGCCGCCGAGCTCGAACGCGAGCAGCGGTGCCGCCGAGTTCGCACCGCCGGGCGCCGCCTTGATCTTCTCGGCGCCGATGAGGGCCGCCGCGCCGTAGCCGAGCACGAGGGTGAACACGTAGAAGATGCCGATGATCCAGATCGCCCACACGACCGACTTGCGGGCCTCCTTGGCCGTCGGCACCGTATAGAAGCGCATGAGCACGTGCGGCAGCGCCGCGGTGCCGAGCACGAGGGCGAGGCCCAGCGAGAGGAAGTCGACCTTCGTGATATCGCTCAGGCCGTACTGCAGGCCCGGGTTCAGCACGGCGGGGTTGTTCGCCGTCTCGACCGCGCGCTCCAGGAGCTCGGAGAAGTTGAAGCCGTTCAGGGCGAGCACCCACACGGTCATGACAGCCGCACCGGCCACCAGCAGGCAGGCCTTGATGATCTGCACCCAGGTGGTGCCCTTCATGCCGCCGATGAGCACGTAGAGGATCATCAGGCCGCCGACGACGGCGATGACGACGCCCTGGCCGACCTTTTCGTTGATGCCGAGCAGCAGCGAAACCAGACCGCCGGCTCCCGCCATCTGCGCGAGCAGGTAGAAGAAGCAGACGACGAGCGTCGACAGGGCCGCGGCGATGCGCACCGGACGCTGCTTCAGACGGAACGACAGGACGTCGGCCATCGTGAACTTGCCCGTGTTGCGCAGCAGCTCGGCGACGAGCAGGAGCGCGACGAGCCAGGCCACGAGGAAGCCGATCGAGTACAGGAAGCCGTCGTAGCCGTTGACGGCGATCGCACCGCAGATGCCGAGGAACGACGCCGCGGAGAGATAGTCGCCCGAGATCGCCATGCCGTTCTGGCCGCCCGTGAAGGAGCGGCCGGCTGCGTAGTAGTCGCTCGCGGTCTTGTTGTTGCGGCTCGCCCGGAACACGATCACCAGGGTGATCGCGACGAACGCGGCGAAGATGCCGATGTTCAGCCACGGGTTGCCGGCGGTCGTGGCCGCCTCGAAGTGGAACGTCATCGACCCGCCTCCTGTTCGATCTCGTCCTCGATCTCGTTGCGGATGTCAGCGGCGATCGGGTCGAGCTTCTTGTTCGCGTAGCTCACGTACCACATCGTCACGGCGAAGGTCGTGACGACCTGGGCCAGGCCGAGGATGATGCCGATGTTCACGTGGCCGAAGACGGGGGTCGACATGAAGTCGGTCGCCCACCCGGCGAGGACCACGTAGAGGAGGTACCAGACCAGGCACACGGCGAGCACGGGGAAGACGAACTTCCGGTGGCGGCTCCGCAGGGTCTGGAACTCCTCGGATTTCTGGACGGCGCCGAAGTCGACCGACTCGGTCTCCTCCGCGCTCAGGGCTTCATTGCCCATGACGTCTCCTTCGAAGGGGTGTTGGGGATACCGACGGACGGCAGGGCCCGCCGTCGCTGTTCACTGCGCGCCCCACTCTGGCGCGTCGGAGGGCGCGTGTGAACCGTTCGCCGCTCGTCGTTCGGTGAACGGCATCCATCGTGCGACGAACGGTCGGGCGCACGGGTCGAAGCGAACGGCTACCGTGGTCACCATGCCCGAGTCGATGATGCTCGCCGCCGCCATCGGCGTCGCCGCCGGTGCGGCCGCGGTCGGGCTCGTGCTGCTGCTTCGGCGCATCGTGCTGGCTTCGAAGGATCTCGGCACCGAGGCCGAGCAGGCCACCTACCAGACGCTGCACCTCGCATCCCGCGCCGCGAAGCACCTGCGCGGCGGCCTCGCCGGCGCCGACGCCGCCCGCGCGAGCCGGCACCTCCGCACCCTGCTCGAGGCCGAGACCCTCGCCATCGCCGACGCCGAGGGGGTCGTCACCATCGACGGCGACGAGGCCCTCCGGGCGGCGGCGACCCGCCTGGCACGCGACATCGTCGCAAGCGGCAAGCAGCGGGTGGATCGGCGCATCCCCACCCCCCACGGCGAGACCGACGCCGTCGCCGCCCCCGTGTTCGCGGGCCAGCGGACCGTCGGAGCGATCATCGCGTTCGCCTCCCCCGTTCGGGCCGGCCTCGTCAGGGCGACCGGCGAGGTCGCCGACTGGGTCGCCGCCCAGGTCGAACTCGCCGAGCTCGACGCGAACCGGGCCGCCCTCGCCGAAGCCGAACTGCGCGCGCTGCGCTCGCAGATCAGCCCGCACTTCATCTACAACTCGCTGAACGCCATCGCCTCGTTCATCATCACCGACCCGGCGAAGGCCCGCGAGCTCGTCCTCGAATTCGCGGATTTCACCCGGTACTCGTTCCGCCGGCAGGGCGACTTCACGACCGTCGCCGAAGAGCTGCGATCCATCGACAGCTACCTGCGCCTGGAACGGGCCCGTTTCGGCGACCGGCTGCGGGTCACCCTCCAGATCGCGCCCGAAGTGCTCTCGACCGTCATCCCATTCCTGTCGATCCAGCCCCTCGTCGAGAACGCCGTACGCCACGGCCTCGAGGCCAAGGAGGGCGGCGGCCGCATCACGATCACCGCAGAGGACGCGGCCGCGTTCGCCCACATCAGCGTCGAGGACGACGGCGTCGGCATCGACCCCGACATCGCCGAACGGGTGCTGGCCGGCGGATCCCCCGGCGAGCACGTCGGCCTCCGCAACGTCGACGCCCGGCTCCGGCAGGTCTACGGCGACGAGCACGGCCTCGTCGTCGAGACCAACCTCGGCGCCGGCACCCTCGTGCGGATGCGAGTGCCGAAGGCCCACCCGGCACGCGCCTCCGAAGCATCCACCGGCCCGGTGCGGCGAATGCGAGACTGATGCGCATGATCTCCGTCCTCATCGCCGACGACGAGCAGCCCGCGATCGACGAGCTCGCGTACCTGCTCGGCCACGACGCACGGATCGGCACGATCCACCAGGCCCCGAGCGGCGCCGAAGCGGTGCGCCTGCTCACCCGCGAACCCGTCGACGCGGCCTTCCTCGACATCCACATGCCCGGCCTGTCGGGCTTCGACCTCGCCCGGGCGCTGCAGCGCTTCGAGCAGCGCCCCGCGCTCGTCTTCGTCACCGCCGACGAAGAGGGCGCCCTCGAAGCGTTCGACCTCGCCGCCGTCGACTACCTGCTGAAGCCCGTGCGCGCCGAACGCCTCGAACGCTCCGTGACGCGCATCGTCGAATCGCTCGGCCAGCCCGCCCGGGCCGAACCGCCCGCGCCGAACGACATGATCGCCGTCACCCTCGGCGGCACGGTGCGCATGATCCGGCGCGACGAGGTGCGCTACGCGCAAGCGCAGGGCGACTACACCCGCCTGCACACCGACGACGCCAGCTACCTCGTGCGCATTCCGATCTCCGACCTCGAACGGCAGTGGGCCGACGCCGGCTTCGTGCGCGTGCACCGCTCATACCTCGTCTCGCTGGCGGCCGTGTCACGGCTCCGGCTCACGGGCGAACGCGCGTGCCTCGTCGTCGGGCAGGTCGAACTGCCGGTGAGCCGGCGCCTGCTGCCGGGGCTGCGGGAGCGGCTCGGCTCGGCCACGATCCGCCCGCGGTCATGAGCGGCGGGGCGGGCGCGGATGCCGGCGCGGGCGCCGGGCCGGGCACCGGGGGTGCGGATGCTTCGGGTGCGGATGCCGGGCGGCAGCGCGCTCCGGCATCCACTCGCGTCCGCATCACCGCACCCAGGCAGCGGCCCGCGCCCGTCCCGTACGGCCCGGCCTCGGCATCCATCGGCCCCGACTCCAGCGATGTGCAGGGCATCTTCGTGCGCTCGCTCATCCGCTCGCAGCTGCGCCTCGCGCTCGTCTTCGCGATCGGCTTCGTCGTGGCCACGGCCCTGTTCGTGACCGGCATCGTGCTCGTGCCCGATCTCGGCCACAGCTACCTCGCCGGCGTACCGATCTCGTGGCTGCTGCTCGGCTTCGGGGTCTACCCCCTCGTCATCACCGTCGGCTGGCTGTACGTGCGGCTCGCGAACCGCAACGAGGCGAGGTACCGGGCCCTCTCGGAGGACGCATGAACGCCGGGATCGGGTATGCGGCGATCGCCCTCGTCGCCGTCGCGACCGCCCTCATCGGCTTCTACGGGCTGCGGGTCTCGCGCACCACCGGCGACTTCTACGTCGCCAGCCGCACCGTCCGGCCCTGGTGGAACGCGTCGGCGATCGGCGGCGAATACCTCTCGGCGGCCTCGTTCCTCGGCATCGCCGGTCTCATCCTGCTGACCGGGGCGGATGCCATGTGGTTCCCCATCGGCTACACGGCCGGATACCTCATGCTGCTGCTCTTCGTCGCCGCGCCCCTCCGACGAAGCGGCGCCTACACGATCCCCGACTTCACCGAGGCCAGGCTCGGCTCGCGTCCGGCCCGCCTCGTCACCAGCGGCCTCGTCATCGTCATCGGCTGGTTCTACATCGTGCCGCAGCTGCAGGGCGCCGCCCTCACCGTGCGGATCGCGACCGGGCTGCCGTCGTGGGCCGGCTCCCTCGCCGTCGCCGTCATCGTCGCGATCGTCGTCGCCGCCGGCGGCATGCGATCCATCACCTTCGTGCAGGCGTTCCAGTTCTGGCTGAAGCTCAGCGCGCTCGCGGTGCCCGTCGTGTTCATCCTCATCGTCACCGGCACCGGCGGCGGGGCCGTGTCGCTTCCGCCCGCGCTCGCCTTCGCGCCCGAGGCCGGGCCGGCCGGCATGGACGTCTACCGCACCGTCTCGCTCATGGTCGCCCTGCTCCTCGGAACCCTCGGACTGCCGCACGTGCTCGTCCGCTTCTACACGAACCCCGACGGCGTCGCCGCCCGCCGCACCACCGTCATCGTCCTGTGCCTGCTGTCGGTGTTCTACCTCTTCCCCACCGCGTTCGGTCTCCTCGGCCGCGCGTTCGCACCCGACCTCGCCACCCCCGGCGACGCCGACGCCCTCACCCTGCTGCTGCCGGGGCGCCTCGTACCCGGGCCGTGGGGCGACCTGCTGACCGCGTTCGTCATCGCCGGCGCGTTCGGCGCGTTCCTGTCGACGTCTTCGGGGCTCGTGGTCTCGCTCGCCGGGGTCATCAGCCAGGACGTGCTCGGCGGATCCATCCGCGGATTCCGCATCGCCGCCGTCGCCAGCTCGCTCGTGCCGCTCGCCGTGTCGCTCGTGACGGAGTCGAGCGGGCTCGCCGCCGGCGTCGGCCTGGTGTTCGCGTTCACGGCATCCACCCTCGCGCCCGTGCTGATCCTCGGCATCTGGTGGCGGGGCCTCACCGCCCGCGGCGCGATCGCCGGCATGCTCACCGGGGGGTCGCTGTCGGGGCTCGCGATCCTCGCCGGCCCCGCGATCTGGGCGCACGCACCCGTGCTGCGCGGCTTCCTGGAGCAACCGGCGGCGTGGACGGTGCCGCTGGCCGTGCTCGTGACCGTCGCCGTCTCGCGCGCCGACCCGCGCGGCGTGCCGCGGGGCGCGGACGCGTTCCTCGTGCGGGTACACGTGCCGGAGGCGCGGTAGGCGCCCCTTCCGCCCACTTCATGGGAGGGTCTCGATACGCTCGTTCCTCGCTACTCGACCGGCGAACTCCCGTCGGTCGAGTAGGCCGCCCGCGGCCGTATCGAGACCCGGTTCCGCCGAAGCCGGGTCTCGATACGCTCGTTCCTCGCTACTCGACCGG belongs to Agromyces archimandritae and includes:
- a CDS encoding cation acetate symporter; protein product: MNAGIGYAAIALVAVATALIGFYGLRVSRTTGDFYVASRTVRPWWNASAIGGEYLSAASFLGIAGLILLTGADAMWFPIGYTAGYLMLLLFVAAPLRRSGAYTIPDFTEARLGSRPARLVTSGLVIVIGWFYIVPQLQGAALTVRIATGLPSWAGSLAVAVIVAIVVAAGGMRSITFVQAFQFWLKLSALAVPVVFILIVTGTGGGAVSLPPALAFAPEAGPAGMDVYRTVSLMVALLLGTLGLPHVLVRFYTNPDGVAARRTTVIVLCLLSVFYLFPTAFGLLGRAFAPDLATPGDADALTLLLPGRLVPGPWGDLLTAFVIAGAFGAFLSTSSGLVVSLAGVISQDVLGGSIRGFRIAAVASSLVPLAVSLVTESSGLAAGVGLVFAFTASTLAPVLILGIWWRGLTARGAIAGMLTGGSLSGLAILAGPAIWAHAPVLRGFLEQPAAWTVPLAVLVTVAVSRADPRGVPRGADAFLVRVHVPEAR
- a CDS encoding DUF485 domain-containing protein, which codes for MGNEALSAEETESVDFGAVQKSEEFQTLRSRHRKFVFPVLAVCLVWYLLYVVLAGWATDFMSTPVFGHVNIGIILGLAQVVTTFAVTMWYVSYANKKLDPIAADIRNEIEDEIEQEAGR
- a CDS encoding solute symporter family protein is translated as MTFHFEAATTAGNPWLNIGIFAAFVAITLVIVFRASRNNKTASDYYAAGRSFTGGQNGMAISGDYLSAASFLGICGAIAVNGYDGFLYSIGFLVAWLVALLLVAELLRNTGKFTMADVLSFRLKQRPVRIAAALSTLVVCFFYLLAQMAGAGGLVSLLLGINEKVGQGVVIAVVGGLMILYVLIGGMKGTTWVQIIKACLLVAGAAVMTVWVLALNGFNFSELLERAVETANNPAVLNPGLQYGLSDITKVDFLSLGLALVLGTAALPHVLMRFYTVPTAKEARKSVVWAIWIIGIFYVFTLVLGYGAAALIGAEKIKAAPGGANSAAPLLAFELGGPFLLGLISAIAFATILAVVAGLTITAAASFSHDIYASVVKKGKPAPGAEVKVARRTVVVIGIVAIIGGIGANGQNIAFLVALAFAVAASANLPTIIYSLFWKRFTTRGALWSIYGGLISAIVLIAFSPVVSGGASSMIPGVDFHFVPLSNPGIISIPLAFFLGWLGTVTDKTKEDPEKQAEMEVRSLTGVGAEKATDH
- a CDS encoding DUF485 domain-containing protein — protein: MSGGAGADAGAGAGPGTGGADASGADAGRQRAPASTRVRITAPRQRPAPVPYGPASASIGPDSSDVQGIFVRSLIRSQLRLALVFAIGFVVATALFVTGIVLVPDLGHSYLAGVPISWLLLGFGVYPLVITVGWLYVRLANRNEARYRALSEDA
- a CDS encoding LytR/AlgR family response regulator transcription factor yields the protein MISVLIADDEQPAIDELAYLLGHDARIGTIHQAPSGAEAVRLLTREPVDAAFLDIHMPGLSGFDLARALQRFEQRPALVFVTADEEGALEAFDLAAVDYLLKPVRAERLERSVTRIVESLGQPARAEPPAPNDMIAVTLGGTVRMIRRDEVRYAQAQGDYTRLHTDDASYLVRIPISDLERQWADAGFVRVHRSYLVSLAAVSRLRLTGERACLVVGQVELPVSRRLLPGLRERLGSATIRPRS
- a CDS encoding sensor histidine kinase, with translation MPESMMLAAAIGVAAGAAAVGLVLLLRRIVLASKDLGTEAEQATYQTLHLASRAAKHLRGGLAGADAARASRHLRTLLEAETLAIADAEGVVTIDGDEALRAAATRLARDIVASGKQRVDRRIPTPHGETDAVAAPVFAGQRTVGAIIAFASPVRAGLVRATGEVADWVAAQVELAELDANRAALAEAELRALRSQISPHFIYNSLNAIASFIITDPAKARELVLEFADFTRYSFRRQGDFTTVAEELRSIDSYLRLERARFGDRLRVTLQIAPEVLSTVIPFLSIQPLVENAVRHGLEAKEGGGRITITAEDAAAFAHISVEDDGVGIDPDIAERVLAGGSPGEHVGLRNVDARLRQVYGDEHGLVVETNLGAGTLVRMRVPKAHPARASEASTGPVRRMRD